GACCCCGCACAGGCCATGCCAGCCGCGCCCCTGGCGCCGACTTTTCGCGACGATTGCACAGCCCTCTGGGTGGAGGCCCTGGAATGAACGCGCCCCACGGCATCCGCGACGATGCCCCCCCCCGGGACACCCTGCCGCCAAACACGTACCTGCTGCGCTGCCTGGCCCTGCCCGGCCTGAGCCGCCGGCTGGGCAAGGCGGCCGTGGCCCTGCTGGCCGAAGCCATTGCGGATGCAGACCTGCTCTACAACATCGATCTCGCCCTCACCGAGGCCTGCGCCAATGTGGTGCGCCACGCCTACCCCCACGCCGGACCCGGGAATCTGGAAATTGTCCTGACCCTGGCCCCGGACAGTCATGTGGAAGTGGAAGTGGCGGACTGGGGCGTGGGTTTCTCCACCTGGCCGGTGGTGGTGGAAAATGCCCATCCCGAGGCCGAGGGCGGGCGGGGATTGTTTATCATGTCCCGTCTGGCCAGTCATTTTGAATGCCGCAAAGGCCACCACCGCAACAGCGTCTTCATGCGCATGCAGGTGGCCCCGGAGCAGTGGCACCGCCAGTGGGCACACTCCAACGCCGCCACTTCGTTCACTACCCCCGACCAAACGCCCGCGCCGGAGACGCCATGAGCCACCCGACGGATCCCACGCTCCCCTTTTCCATTGTCCTGGAGGCGGACGTCCTGCGCTGCCGCATCCAGGGAGAATTCACCCTGGACGCCACCGGCCGCTTTCGCGAGGCTGTGGAGCCGTTCCTGGAAGCCAAACGCTGCGCCATGGCCGTGATGGACCTGGAGCACGTCCGCTTCATGGACTCCTCGGGCATCGGCTGCCTGGTGGCCCTGAACAGCCGGCTGCAGGCCCTGGGCACCCCCCTGCATCTGCTCAAGCCCAGCATCCAGGTACGCAGGACGCTGGAACTGGTGCAGCTGACGCGGTTTTTCTCCATGGTGGATGACGCCAGCCAGCTCGGCCTGCCGGGCAGCGCGTCGTAATGCCAGACAGGACGCCCATGCACCCCCCGCACCTGCGACGGGTCAACGCCTCCCTGCTGGTGATCCTGCCGGATCATCTCCCCGCGGAGACCATCCCCGCCCTCAAGCGCGAGATGGAGGACGCCGTGGGGCAGGCGTGGCTGGCGCAGGTGGTCTTTGATCTGCAACGGGCCGTCTTTGTGGACTCCTCCGGCATCGGCCTCATGGTGGCAGCCCGGCATTGGACCAACGCCCGCGGCAAGGAGCTGTATCTGTACAGACCCGGTGTTCACGTCCTCAAGGCCCTGGGACTGGTGCACCTGACGGACGCCTTCACCATCGTGGACACATCCCAGGACCTCGACACGCTGCTCGCCTTCGCGCCGCAATGACAAAGGCCCGCCA
This sequence is a window from Megalodesulfovibrio gigas DSM 1382 = ATCC 19364. Protein-coding genes within it:
- a CDS encoding ATP-binding protein; this encodes MNAPHGIRDDAPPRDTLPPNTYLLRCLALPGLSRRLGKAAVALLAEAIADADLLYNIDLALTEACANVVRHAYPHAGPGNLEIVLTLAPDSHVEVEVADWGVGFSTWPVVVENAHPEAEGGRGLFIMSRLASHFECRKGHHRNSVFMRMQVAPEQWHRQWAHSNAATSFTTPDQTPAPETP
- a CDS encoding STAS domain-containing protein; the protein is MSHPTDPTLPFSIVLEADVLRCRIQGEFTLDATGRFREAVEPFLEAKRCAMAVMDLEHVRFMDSSGIGCLVALNSRLQALGTPLHLLKPSIQVRRTLELVQLTRFFSMVDDASQLGLPGSAS
- a CDS encoding STAS domain-containing protein, coding for MHPPHLRRVNASLLVILPDHLPAETIPALKREMEDAVGQAWLAQVVFDLQRAVFVDSSGIGLMVAARHWTNARGKELYLYRPGVHVLKALGLVHLTDAFTIVDTSQDLDTLLAFAPQ